In Synergistaceae bacterium, one DNA window encodes the following:
- a CDS encoding transporter substrate-binding domain-containing protein, with protein sequence MTGSIFGKRGMLFVLSGILMALLLVASGAFAATPEEIKARGKIVVLTAPGYFPFEMIDENGDIIGFDMDIGKAIADDLGVKMEIVSITWDGIIPALETEKGDLILGGMAITEERQKKILFSEPYFYAGLGLLLSEKYKDIKSWKDMDVKGVKIGVRLGQTSDFYSETFFKNAEIVKFTNDTATMAMAVADGKIDAAIHNTPWVLVYVKKNPKGLFAFVDEKHYEMPVGIGINQNSPELKKAVDATVKKIRETKYDELYKYWFVDMPWFKE encoded by the coding sequence ATGACAGGTTCGATTTTCGGGAAGCGAGGAATGCTTTTTGTGCTGTCGGGAATACTGATGGCGCTCCTTTTGGTCGCGTCCGGGGCGTTTGCGGCGACTCCGGAGGAAATAAAGGCGCGGGGGAAAATTGTTGTCCTCACCGCTCCAGGATATTTCCCCTTTGAAATGATCGACGAAAACGGAGACATTATCGGGTTCGACATGGACATAGGCAAAGCCATTGCGGATGACCTGGGCGTTAAGATGGAAATCGTTTCGATCACCTGGGACGGCATTATCCCCGCCCTCGAAACGGAAAAAGGCGATCTCATTCTGGGCGGCATGGCGATTACCGAGGAGCGCCAAAAGAAAATCCTTTTCAGCGAGCCCTATTTCTACGCGGGTCTGGGCCTTCTGCTCAGCGAAAAGTACAAGGACATCAAATCCTGGAAGGACATGGACGTGAAGGGCGTTAAGATCGGCGTCCGGCTGGGGCAGACCTCCGATTTCTATTCCGAGACCTTTTTCAAAAATGCGGAAATCGTGAAATTCACCAACGACACCGCCACCATGGCCATGGCCGTGGCCGACGGCAAGATCGACGCCGCCATTCACAACACGCCCTGGGTTCTGGTTTACGTCAAAAAGAACCCAAAAGGACTTTTCGCCTTTGTGGACGAGAAGCATTATGAAATGCCGGTGGGCATTGGGATCAACCAGAACAGCCCGGAGCTGAAAAAAGCCGTGGACGCCACCGTAAAGAAAATCCGCGAAACGAAATATGACGAGCTCTATAAATACTGGTTCGTCGATATGCCCTGGTTCAAGGAATAA
- a CDS encoding ArgE/DapE family deacylase, translating into MSEKNFCELLDAEAEKTVDLCRNLVRIPSEDPPGDTRAIAKFINDLFKEAGVESEIVAPHAEKPSVVATVRGRREGKHVVFNGHMDTFPVGDRSRWTRDPFGGEIADGKLYGRGAADMKGGLAASIMSVLLLNRMKDQWPGKVSITCVSDEEVFGPWGTRYLLKERPELLGDALINGEPSSLEHIRIGEKGKHRFRIVTRTAGGHGAYAGLRENAIDRMMAILQKLYSFKNDEKMRVSETMRKVMERSAGVYDKVLGPGSLEAALRTTMNVGTISGGIMVNLVAEHCEAEVDFRLPPGVTVDYLKSWLNRQIAEFPDTELTELSSADPVLTPPDHPLIRLAEKTAAEVCGFPVFPNYSLGGTEAYLWRSRGTPGVVYGPSHHNMGSPDEYIVTEELPLVTKVQALVAWRFLAGLCENE; encoded by the coding sequence ATGAGCGAAAAAAATTTTTGTGAACTGCTGGACGCGGAAGCCGAAAAAACGGTGGATCTGTGCCGTAATCTGGTGAGAATTCCCTCGGAGGACCCTCCCGGCGACACGCGGGCGATTGCAAAATTCATCAATGACCTTTTCAAAGAGGCGGGCGTCGAAAGCGAAATCGTTGCGCCTCATGCCGAAAAGCCCAGCGTCGTCGCCACGGTGCGGGGGCGGAGAGAGGGAAAACACGTGGTTTTCAACGGACATATGGACACTTTTCCCGTGGGGGATCGCTCCCGATGGACCCGAGATCCCTTCGGAGGCGAAATTGCCGACGGGAAACTGTACGGCCGGGGCGCGGCCGACATGAAGGGCGGGCTGGCCGCCAGTATCATGTCCGTGCTTCTGCTGAACCGCATGAAGGACCAGTGGCCCGGGAAGGTCTCCATTACCTGTGTTTCCGACGAGGAGGTTTTCGGCCCCTGGGGAACCCGGTACCTGCTGAAGGAACGTCCCGAACTTCTGGGAGATGCGCTGATCAATGGGGAACCTTCTTCTCTGGAGCACATCCGCATCGGTGAAAAGGGAAAGCATCGTTTCAGGATCGTCACCCGGACCGCCGGAGGGCATGGGGCCTATGCCGGGCTTCGGGAAAACGCCATCGATCGCATGATGGCCATTCTGCAGAAACTGTACTCCTTCAAAAACGACGAAAAAATGAGGGTTTCCGAGACCATGCGGAAGGTCATGGAGCGTTCCGCCGGGGTCTACGACAAGGTTCTGGGGCCCGGTTCTCTGGAGGCGGCCCTGCGGACGACCATGAACGTGGGAACCATATCCGGCGGAATCATGGTCAATCTGGTGGCCGAGCACTGCGAAGCCGAGGTGGATTTCCGGCTGCCCCCCGGCGTTACGGTGGATTACCTGAAGAGCTGGCTGAACCGGCAGATAGCGGAGTTTCCCGACACGGAGCTGACGGAGCTGAGCAGCGCCGACCCGGTGCTGACTCCGCCGGATCACCCGCTGATCCGTTTGGCCGAAAAAACAGCCGCGGAGGTGTGCGGATTTCCGGTCTTCCCCAATTACAGTCTTGGGGGAACTGAGGCTTATCTCTGGCGCAGCCGGGGGACTCCCGGGGTGGTCTACGGACCTTCCCACCATAACATGGGATCGCCGGACGAGTACATCGTCACGGAAGAACTTCCTCTGGTGACCAAAGTGCAGGCCCTGGTCGCCTGGCGTTTTCTCGCCGGGCTTTGCGAAAACGAATAG
- a CDS encoding amino acid ABC transporter ATP-binding protein has translation MIEISGLHKWFDAELQVLRGIDLSIAESEVVVIIGASGSGKSTLLRCVCCLEDFQEGDITVDGTSVRTIAKHTGLRSEIGMVFQQFNLFPHMTVLQNLMLGPLKVQKREKSEVLKRALEMLDRVGISDKAHIYPGFLSGGQQQRVAIARALVMNPRVMLFDEPTSALDPEMIQEVLDVMKNLAKEGMTMMVVTHELNFARDVADRVIFLDGGVIAEQGPPDVIFTNPGEARTRAFIGKIINL, from the coding sequence ATGATCGAAATATCGGGCCTCCACAAGTGGTTTGACGCGGAGCTTCAGGTACTCCGGGGGATAGATCTCTCGATTGCCGAAAGCGAAGTTGTGGTCATCATCGGGGCCAGCGGCTCCGGCAAAAGTACGTTGCTGCGCTGTGTCTGCTGCCTGGAGGACTTCCAGGAGGGGGACATCACGGTGGACGGCACTTCGGTCCGTACGATCGCGAAACATACCGGGCTCCGCAGTGAAATCGGCATGGTGTTCCAGCAGTTCAATCTTTTCCCTCACATGACGGTGTTGCAGAACCTGATGCTGGGGCCCCTGAAGGTGCAGAAGCGGGAAAAAAGCGAAGTTCTGAAGCGGGCTCTGGAGATGCTGGATCGGGTAGGGATAAGCGATAAGGCGCACATCTACCCCGGTTTTCTTTCAGGAGGACAGCAGCAGAGGGTGGCCATCGCCCGGGCCCTTGTCATGAATCCCCGGGTGATGCTGTTCGACGAACCCACATCGGCCCTGGACCCGGAGATGATCCAGGAGGTTCTGGACGTCATGAAGAATCTGGCGAAAGAGGGCATGACGATGATGGTGGTCACTCACGAGCTCAATTTTGCCCGGGACGTGGCCGACCGGGTCATCTTTCTGGATGGGGGGGTGATCGCCGAGCAGGGGCCCCCCGATGTGATTTTCACCAATCCCGGGGAAGCCAGAACCCGGGCGTTTATTGGAAAGATCATAAATCTTTGA
- a CDS encoding DUF6110 family protein encodes MTLKYEKALLFAAGTLFGLGTVWFVKSGRAKQVAVAVTAKGLDLKNCAAGAMERLKETMDDVVAEAQYVNAQKAEDR; translated from the coding sequence ATGACACTGAAGTACGAGAAGGCTCTTTTGTTTGCGGCAGGTACGCTCTTCGGGCTGGGAACCGTATGGTTCGTCAAAAGCGGCAGGGCAAAGCAGGTGGCTGTGGCAGTGACCGCCAAAGGGCTGGATCTGAAAAACTGCGCCGCAGGCGCGATGGAACGTCTGAAGGAAACCATGGACGACGTGGTGGCCGAGGCTCAGTATGTCAACGCGCAAAAGGCGGAGGATCGCTGA
- a CDS encoding amino acid ABC transporter permease, whose amino-acid sequence MDLSFVVRYGKPLLMGLWVTLYVSFFATIFGIVVGILTGIARTSKIWLLRWVCSLYVQVIRGIPLLVFLLYIYFGIGKIVNLSALTAAILGLGLFSGAYVAEIVRGGIQALPKGQWEAAQCIGLDYWQQMRYIVMPQALRAILPALAGQFITLVKDSSLVSVISIVELTLVAKNIVVRTFQPFEVYTCTALLYLAMTYSLSKLVGLLEKKYAAHRI is encoded by the coding sequence ATGGATCTTTCGTTCGTCGTCAGATACGGGAAGCCGTTGTTGATGGGGCTGTGGGTGACGCTTTACGTTTCATTTTTCGCGACGATTTTCGGCATTGTCGTGGGGATCCTGACGGGCATCGCCAGAACGTCGAAAATTTGGCTTCTCCGATGGGTATGTTCGCTTTACGTTCAGGTGATACGGGGCATTCCACTGCTGGTGTTCCTGCTCTACATTTATTTCGGGATCGGGAAAATCGTGAACCTGTCGGCTCTGACCGCCGCCATTTTGGGGCTGGGCCTGTTCAGCGGCGCTTATGTGGCCGAAATCGTTCGGGGGGGCATTCAGGCTCTGCCCAAAGGACAGTGGGAAGCCGCTCAGTGCATCGGGCTCGACTACTGGCAGCAGATGCGCTACATCGTCATGCCTCAGGCTCTGAGGGCCATTCTTCCGGCTCTGGCGGGACAGTTCATCACCCTCGTCAAGGATTCGTCCCTGGTGTCCGTCATTTCCATCGTGGAGCTGACTTTGGTGGCGAAAAACATCGTGGTCCGTACTTTTCAGCCCTTCGAGGTCTACACCTGTACCGCCCTTCTCTATCTGGCCATGACCTACTCTCTTTCGAAGCTGGTGGGTCTGCTGGAAAAGAAATACGCGGCCCACAGAATTTGA
- a CDS encoding flagellar protein FlaG, with translation MKIDKFERNLRQENPPFVPEVLHPRRTSPQKTPAPGAGEDVAGIFSSQSHEKKRAILEKVCELMELTQTDLKYHVREGVNMVQVQVIDRSDGRVLRNIPTEETLGMVAYLIAHMKDRMDLKA, from the coding sequence GTGAAGATCGACAAGTTCGAACGCAATCTGCGACAGGAGAACCCGCCTTTTGTCCCTGAGGTTTTGCATCCCCGGAGGACGAGCCCTCAAAAGACTCCCGCGCCTGGAGCCGGCGAGGACGTCGCGGGGATCTTTTCGAGCCAGAGCCATGAAAAAAAACGTGCAATCCTGGAAAAGGTCTGCGAACTCATGGAGCTGACCCAGACGGACCTGAAATATCACGTCCGCGAAGGCGTGAACATGGTCCAGGTTCAGGTTATCGATCGCTCCGACGGGAGAGTCCTGCGCAACATTCCCACGGAAGAAACCCTCGGCATGGTGGCGTACCTGATCGCACACATGAAAGACCGCATGGATCTGAAAGCCTGA
- the mnmE gene encoding tRNA uridine-5-carboxymethylaminomethyl(34) synthesis GTPase MnmE, translating into MPNRENTDTIAAIATAWGEAGIAIVRLSGSASLDLARGVLSFPKETPDGDLNFLPPRLMRLALLLDETDRPIDQVLAVYFPGPKSYTGEDVVELHTHGGTLVAQLCLERLIHRGARLAEPGEFTRRAFLNGRIDLSQAEAVLGIIRSRSEEALRAAARTLSGELSSFASEIREELLTLQSALEVGLDFPEDAAPWVSETELADSLATLRLSLEDLRDRCSMGLLLREGVRVALTGRPNVGKSSLLNALLKQARAIVTALPGTTRDVIEEAITWRGVPIRLVDTAGLRAPSDEIEASGIERTNEELKKADICLWILDGSAPMEEDDRAYIERLSEKDHIVVLNKSDKPHLLTEEDIRTISPESPVLSLSAKKGEGLDPLKELIISMATGSGTLDAGLNVSARQLAEVGEAVSSITEAEAAAAEKLGQDLVASLLSATRECLEHILGIQCDDALLDSVFSHFCVGK; encoded by the coding sequence GTGCCGAATCGTGAAAACACCGACACCATAGCCGCTATCGCCACGGCCTGGGGAGAGGCGGGCATCGCCATCGTGCGGCTTTCGGGCTCCGCGTCCCTGGACCTGGCGAGAGGCGTGCTTTCCTTTCCAAAAGAAACACCCGACGGAGATCTGAATTTTCTCCCTCCCCGGCTCATGCGGCTGGCTCTGCTTCTGGACGAGACGGATCGACCCATCGACCAGGTGCTGGCCGTGTATTTTCCCGGGCCGAAAAGCTACACCGGTGAAGACGTGGTCGAGCTTCACACCCACGGAGGAACTCTGGTTGCCCAGCTCTGCCTGGAGCGTCTGATTCACCGGGGAGCCCGACTGGCAGAGCCGGGAGAATTCACGCGGCGGGCCTTTCTCAACGGACGAATCGACCTTTCTCAGGCGGAGGCGGTGCTGGGCATCATCCGTTCCCGCAGTGAAGAGGCCCTTCGTGCCGCGGCCCGAACGCTTTCAGGAGAACTTTCTTCCTTCGCCTCGGAAATACGGGAGGAGCTCCTTACCCTTCAGAGCGCCCTGGAGGTGGGGCTGGACTTTCCGGAGGACGCCGCGCCCTGGGTCAGCGAGACGGAACTGGCGGACTCTCTGGCCACTCTCCGGTTGAGCCTGGAGGACCTGAGAGACCGGTGCTCCATGGGACTCCTGCTGAGAGAAGGAGTTCGTGTGGCCCTCACGGGCCGTCCCAACGTGGGAAAATCCTCTCTTCTGAACGCTCTGCTGAAACAGGCCCGGGCTATTGTCACGGCCCTGCCGGGCACCACCCGGGACGTCATTGAGGAGGCCATCACCTGGCGGGGGGTTCCCATTCGCCTGGTGGACACGGCAGGACTACGAGCCCCCTCCGACGAAATCGAGGCCAGCGGAATTGAGCGCACCAACGAAGAGCTGAAAAAAGCGGACATCTGCCTCTGGATTCTTGACGGCTCCGCCCCCATGGAGGAGGACGATCGGGCCTACATTGAGCGTCTGTCGGAAAAAGATCACATCGTCGTCCTGAACAAGTCGGACAAACCTCACCTGCTCACCGAGGAGGACATCCGGACCATCTCGCCGGAAAGTCCCGTCCTCTCTCTTTCCGCCAAAAAAGGAGAAGGCCTGGATCCCCTGAAAGAACTGATCATCTCCATGGCCACGGGCAGCGGGACGCTGGATGCGGGACTGAACGTTTCCGCCCGTCAGCTCGCCGAGGTGGGAGAGGCCGTGAGCTCCATCACCGAGGCCGAAGCCGCAGCCGCAGAAAAACTGGGGCAGGATCTGGTGGCCAGTCTGCTCTCCGCCACAAGGGAATGTCTCGAACATATTTTGGGCATCCAGTGCGACGACGCTCTGCTGGACAGCGTATTCAGCCATTTCTGCGTGGGGAAATAA
- a CDS encoding heavy metal translocating P-type ATPase translates to MEFRIEHDLPGRLRLRCPKGSFSQEQGYVIEALLETQPGVTGVKVSHRTGSLLIRYEGDGSVKETLLRTAEILDESYCDQIDGSLLRPEGTSLGSSLFSLFAGVAVRSVLPFNLRRIVAVCRALPLFRQGLASLRRRKLDVAVLDASAVGVSMLRQDFRTAGVITTLLTLGGVLESWTRQRSKESLVESLALNIDGLWVRREDGQIGRIAMSQLKLGDLVILQTGSVIPVDGQIVEGEAMVNQSAMTGEAEPVHRTPGLSVYAGTAIEEGALVVRVTAFDSETRIHRIAEMIDESEDLKAAIQSRAEKMADAVVPYSFLLAGAVWFLTGDAVRASASLMVDYSCALKLSTPLIILSAMREGAKRGVLIRGGRFLEELSEADTVVFDKTGTLTVSTPTVVKVIAFEGFSRNDVLRTAACLEEHFPHSIARAVVKQAEQEHLAHREEHSTVEYAVAHGIASRIPGSDGLPDEKILLGSAHFVLEDEGISCNAAQRAVIDEMMKLYSVLFLARGNRLAGLLCIEDPLRPDAAATVKELRAAGIRRIAMLTGDNPLVAKNIARKLGIDEVRARLLPEDKTEAIRDMKRSGNRVLMVGDGINDAPGLAAANVGVTLGEGADIAQAVADVVLTGNRLSGIIDARQLGQETMKKIYRNYSFIIGANSLLMILGLGGMISPALAALLHNLTTTASAVYGLAPVLDAPSGEENHPARSPRSF, encoded by the coding sequence ATGGAATTTCGAATCGAACATGACCTGCCGGGACGCCTGCGTCTTCGCTGCCCGAAGGGATCATTTTCACAGGAGCAGGGATACGTCATTGAGGCGCTTCTGGAAACGCAGCCGGGGGTAACCGGCGTCAAAGTTTCCCACAGGACCGGAAGTCTCCTGATCCGTTATGAAGGCGACGGGAGCGTGAAGGAAACTCTTCTCCGGACGGCGGAGATACTGGACGAATCGTACTGCGATCAAATCGATGGCAGTCTTCTGCGCCCCGAGGGAACCAGCCTGGGAAGTTCTTTGTTTTCTCTTTTTGCCGGGGTGGCGGTGCGATCGGTTCTGCCTTTCAATCTGCGCCGGATTGTCGCCGTCTGTCGGGCCCTCCCCCTTTTCCGACAGGGCCTCGCCAGTCTCCGGCGGAGAAAACTGGACGTTGCCGTCCTTGACGCCTCTGCCGTAGGCGTGTCCATGCTCCGGCAGGATTTTCGCACGGCAGGCGTCATCACCACTCTTCTAACCCTGGGCGGCGTTCTGGAAAGCTGGACCCGTCAGCGATCAAAGGAGAGCCTGGTCGAGAGCCTGGCTTTGAACATCGACGGGCTCTGGGTTCGTCGGGAGGATGGACAGATCGGGCGAATCGCCATGTCCCAACTGAAGCTGGGAGACCTGGTAATCCTCCAGACCGGCAGCGTCATTCCGGTGGACGGACAGATCGTGGAAGGGGAAGCGATGGTGAATCAATCCGCAATGACGGGAGAAGCAGAACCTGTTCATCGCACGCCGGGACTTTCCGTTTACGCCGGAACCGCCATTGAGGAGGGCGCCCTGGTCGTGCGCGTCACGGCCTTCGACAGCGAGACCCGCATTCATCGCATCGCCGAGATGATCGACGAGTCGGAGGACCTGAAGGCCGCCATACAGAGCCGTGCCGAAAAAATGGCGGACGCCGTGGTTCCTTACAGTTTTCTCCTGGCGGGGGCCGTGTGGTTCCTGACGGGGGACGCCGTCCGGGCTTCCGCCTCTCTCATGGTGGATTATTCCTGCGCCCTCAAACTTTCCACGCCGCTGATCATTCTTTCCGCCATGCGGGAAGGGGCAAAACGGGGCGTGCTGATCAGGGGCGGACGTTTTTTGGAGGAACTGAGCGAGGCCGACACCGTGGTTTTTGACAAAACGGGTACCCTCACCGTCTCCACTCCCACCGTGGTAAAGGTTATCGCCTTCGAAGGATTTTCCCGCAATGATGTTTTACGCACCGCCGCCTGCCTGGAGGAGCATTTCCCCCACTCCATCGCCCGGGCCGTGGTCAAACAGGCCGAACAGGAGCACCTGGCTCACCGGGAGGAACATTCCACGGTGGAATACGCCGTCGCCCACGGCATTGCGTCTCGCATCCCCGGAAGCGACGGGCTTCCGGACGAAAAAATACTGCTGGGCAGCGCCCATTTCGTGCTGGAGGACGAGGGAATTTCCTGCAATGCGGCACAACGGGCGGTTATCGATGAGATGATGAAGCTGTATTCCGTGCTGTTCCTTGCCAGAGGAAACCGCCTCGCCGGGCTTCTCTGCATTGAAGATCCGCTGAGACCGGATGCCGCCGCGACGGTAAAGGAGCTGAGAGCCGCGGGGATTCGGAGAATCGCCATGCTGACGGGGGACAATCCCCTGGTGGCGAAAAACATCGCGAGGAAGCTGGGTATCGACGAGGTCAGAGCCCGACTGCTTCCAGAGGACAAAACCGAAGCCATCAGGGACATGAAGCGTTCCGGCAACAGAGTGCTCATGGTGGGAGACGGAATCAACGACGCTCCGGGACTGGCCGCGGCGAACGTGGGAGTGACCCTGGGAGAAGGCGCCGACATCGCTCAGGCCGTGGCGGACGTGGTGCTGACGGGCAATCGCCTGAGCGGGATTATCGACGCCCGGCAGCTGGGGCAGGAAACGATGAAAAAAATTTATCGCAACTATTCCTTCATCATCGGCGCCAACTCTCTGTTAATGATTCTTGGGCTGGGTGGTATGATTTCGCCGGCTCTTGCCGCCCTTTTGCACAATCTGACAACGACGGCCTCCGCCGTTTACGGCCTCGCGCCCGTTCTCGATGCCCCCTCAGGGGAGGAGAATCACCCTGCGCGAAGCCCCCGGTCCTTTTGA